One window from the genome of Myxocyprinus asiaticus isolate MX2 ecotype Aquarium Trade chromosome 30, UBuf_Myxa_2, whole genome shotgun sequence encodes:
- the si:dkeyp-113d7.10 gene encoding zinc finger protein with KRAB and SCAN domains 3, whose protein sequence is MNGALYISFFQGQLESALEQVVQLAVQEITKTVGATLNSMLLETATKEQENLRLRATLQSRELKYVGKGKSNASKGRKDTNDGTKQRTPSQSTECGMQSETLRREQKGRAVGQLKAVMEHVLEFAICELTKIVEDSFDDLLVEFTKKERENQILKEQLQDKDNEVVAAETEDCENDSDSPSSSKVERQESQGVPDQSSLKKAWEKEQTETTNEADKQAVIAVAQDWVPILDKVFGQKWCSDLFQIKEVTTSKEECTGLGSGPMSDMNSLIRETLMPSCLASQRKLELEVGQLPWLQAEDMEVVSLSSDTKGIPVVSSTGDNSLIRSPSMLQRLLTLPSQLLEDDEQSMDAAPSLEVSLDPSDSQVSKGPKSDQIPANKIKEQKNLEEDDDEDETRAHELDERESSKHKGRRKSHACNECGRKFSRMHLLKAHQQTHEEMPNQCPQCGKSFSQSSKLQAHLRTHTGKTI, encoded by the exons ATGAACGGTGCACTTTACATTTCGTTTTTCCAAGGTCAGCTGGAATCCGCACTGGAGCAGGTAGTGCAGCTCGCCGTTCAGGAAATCACCAAGACTGTTGGGGCCACTTTGAATTCAATGTTACTGGAAACGGCCACTAAAGAGCAGGAAAATCTGCGTTTGAGGGCGACCCTTCAGTCCCGTGAGCTGAAGTACGTAGGCAAAGGAAAAAGCAATGCGTCTAAGGGACGAAAAGACACGAACGATGGAACAAAGCAACGCACCCCGAGTCAGAGCACTGAATGTGGCATGCAGTCTGAGACGCTCAGGCGTGAACAGAAAGGGCGAGCAGTTG GTCAGTTAAAAGCTGTTATGGAACACGTGTTGGAATTCGCTATTTGTGAGCTGACCAAAATTGTGGAAGATAGCTTTGACGACCTGCTCGTGGAGTTCACCAAGAAAGAGCGGGAAAACCAGATACTGAAAGAGCAGCTACAGGACAAGGACAATGAGGTGGTTGCTGCAGAAACAGAAGACTGTGAAAACGACTCAGACTCTCCAAGCAGTTCCAAAGTGGAAAGGCAAGAGTCACAAGGCGTGCCGGACCAATCATCACTCAAAAAAGCATGGGAAAAGGAACAGACGGAAACCACCAATG AAGCAGACAAGCAGGCTGTCATTGCAGTGGCCCAGGACTGGGTACCCATATTAGATAAAGTCTTTGGGCAAAAGTGGTGCAGCGACCTCTTTCAGATCAAAGAGGTCACGACCAGTAAGGAGGAATGCACTGGGCTTGGCTCAGGACCGATGAGCGACATGAACAGTTTAATTCGGGAGACTCTCATGCCATCTTGCCTGGCCTCTCAGAGGAAGCTGGAGCTTGAGGTGGGGCAGCTGCCGTGGTTGCAGGCAGAAGATATGGAGGTTGTTTCTCTATCCTCGGACACAAAAGGCATTCCTGTTGTCAGTTCCACAG GCGATAATTCTCTAATCAGATCTCCATCGATGTTGCAAAGACTCTTGACTCTCCCGTCCCAGTTGCTTGAGGATGATGAGCAGTCCATGGATGCTGCTCCCAGTCTGGAAGTGTCCCTGGATCCGTCAGATTCACAAGTCAGCAAAGGACCAAAGAGTGATCAGATCCCAGCAAATAAGATAAAAGAGCAGAAGAACCTCGAAGAGGATGACGATGAAGACGAGACAAGAGCTCATGAATTGGATGAGCGCGAATCCTCAAAACACAAAGGTAGGAGGAAGTCCCATGCTTGCAATGAGTGTGGCAGGAAGTTCAGCCGCATGCATCTTCTCAAAGCCCACCAGCAAACACATGAGGAGATGCCCAATCAATGTccacagtgtggaaagagtttttccCAGTCGTCAAAGCTCCAAGCGCACTTACGAACGCACACAGGCAAAACTATATGA